A window of Hymenobacter siberiensis genomic DNA:
CTCATTCACGGCGGCGCGCCCGGCCATGCCGTGCTGGTGGTGGAGGTGGAGGTGGCCGAAAATATGGTTTCGCATCAGCAATACGTGCTGCTGGCCCAGAGCTACATGCCGGCCCAGAGCATTCACCTGCTGCGTAACGTGGACGCACCCGCCCTCGGGGCATGGTTCGCGGTACCCGGGCCGAATGAGGCCGAATTTGATACGCCCGAATGGACGTTTGCCTGCCAGGAGTTGAAGCGGTTTGAGTAGCGCCTAGCCCGGCTCGATGGCTTCAATGGCGGTGGCGCTAAGCTCGTCGAACTGCCGGATGATGCGGTCGGCCTGATGCAGGTCCTGTCCGACGGAGTGCGGGCTGGCGTAGGCAATGCAGTAGATGCCGGCGGCTTTGGCGGCCGTCACGCCGTTGGCGGCGTCTTCAATAACGATGCACTCCGCGACGGGCGTTTCGGCCAGCTCGGCGGCGCGTAGGAAGATGGCCGGATTGGGCTTTGATTCGGCAAAATCTTCGCCGCTGAGGCGGTGCATAAAGTAGGCATCCAGCTCGAAGCGGTCGAATACCCGGGAAATGGTGGCTTTGGAGGCGGAGGACGCTACGACCAATTGCAGGCCGTAGCGGCGCAGGTCTTCGATGAGGGCGCGCACGCCGGGTAGCAGGTCGAGCGTGGTGTCTTCGTCGAACGCCTGGTTGAACAGCTCGCGCTTGCGCATCACCATGGCTTCTACATCTTGCGGAAGGTTATAGCGCTGCTTGAGTAGCTGGAATACGTTGCGCGTTGACTTGCCCAGAAACGTGGCGTATTCGGCAGCCGAAACGGGGATGCCCAGCTCGGCAAATTCGGCCAGGAAAGCGTGGTGGTGCAGGGGCTCGGTGTCGATAATGACGCCGTCCATGTCGAAAATGACCGTACGAATCATGCGGGGCAGGCAAAAGGATGATGGCGGGTAAAGGTACCGGCTGGCAATTCGGCACCGCTTCCCTCCCCTGCTGAGAAAGCAGGAAAACTTTTTTACCAGAACAATGTATAGACATTAAATGTATATACATTGTTCAAATCAACGCATCTAATCACGCCCCCTATCATGGCCCGCACCGTTCTGCATCTTGCCAACACCCGCGGCCACGCCAACCATGGCTGGCTCAACTCCTTCCACACCTTCAGCTTTGCCGGCTATAACAACCCCGAGCGCGTGCACTTCGGCGCATTGCGCGTGCTGAACGACGACACCGTGGCCGGCGGCATGGGCTTCAGCAAACACCCGCACGACAACATGGAGATTATCTCCATCCCGCTTTCCGGCGACCTGGAGCACCAGGATTCGATGGGCAACAAAACCGTGATTCGTGAAAACGACGTGCAGGTGATGACCGCCGGCACCGGCGTGGCCCACTCCGAGAAAAACCACAACAGCAAGCAGGAAGTGAAGTTTCTGCAAATCTGGGTGTTCCCCAATCAGCGCGGCATCAAGCCCAACTACGGCCAGCAGACCTTCACCCCGGAGGCCCGTCACAACCAGCTTTTGGAAGTGGTGTCGCCCACCGCGGATGGCAGTAGTGTGCACATTCAGCAAGACGCCTGGTTCTACCTCGGCAATCTCGACCAGGGCTTTACCACCGACTACGCCGTGAAAAAAGCCGGCAACGGCGTCTACGCCTTCGTGCTGGAGGGCGACGTGACCATCAACGGCCAGGCCCTGCACCGCCGCGACGGCTTCGGCATCTGGGAAACCGATAAGCTGGAAATCAGCGCCGACAGCAAGGCGGAGCTGTTGCTGATGGAGGTGCCGATGGAGTTTTAAGGCTTTTTGAACGAGCCTGTTTGAACGTCATGCAGAGCACAGCGAAGCATCTTGCCCGCAGCAAGTAACTCAATCAACAGGATTAGTGGTGGCGGGCAAGATGCTGCGCTCTGCATGACGTGCTTTTTCCTTTCGTTCTTTTCGCGCATCCGCAGTCAACAACATGAACCACGCCCCCACGACCTACCCCGTTCACGACCTTATCCGCAGCCGCTGGAGCCCGCGCTCCTACTCGGCCCAGCCCATTGCGCAGGACACCCTGAATCAGGTTTTCGAGGCCGCTTCCTGGGCCTTTAGCGCCATGAACGCGCAGCCATGGCAATACATATATGCTCATAAGGCCGACACGACGGCATTCCAGAAAATCCTGGATACGCTGATGCCCGGCAACCAGCCCTGGGCCAAAAATGCCCCGGTGCTCATTATTGCCCTGGCCAAAACGCAGTTTGACAACGGCCAGCCCAACGGCGCGGCCCTGCACGACCTGGGCGCGGCCAACGCCACGCTGTTTCTCGAAGCCACCGCCATGAGCTTGCACGGCCACGTAATGGGCGGTTTCGACCGCGAGAAGCTGCGCCAGAATTTCAACCTGCCCGACAATGTGGCCCCGGTGGCGGTGCTGGCTCTGGGCTACCTCGGCGAAGCCGAACTGCTGGAAGAGCCTTTCCTGAGCCGCGAGAAAGCCGCCCGAAACCGCAAGCCCCTGGTCGAGTTTGTATTCCACAACGAACTCCCCGCTACCGTATGAAAACCCGCCTCACCCGCGCCGCCGAGCGCGGCCTCAAAGACATTGGCTGGCTGAAAAGCCACCTCTCGCTCAGCTTCGGCCCCTACCCCGACCCGGAGCGCAGCGGCTTCGGCCTGCTCCGCACCTTCAACGACGACGTGGTGCAGCCCGGCGGCGGCTTCGGCATTCACGGCCATGCCAACATGGAAATTATCTCGGTGATGCTGGCCGGCAGCATGAACCACAAGGACACCCTCGGCTATACCGAAGTGGTGCACCAGGACTGGGTGCAGATTATGAGCGCCGGCAGCGGCCTGCGCCACGAGGAGCACAACGTGGGCGACGACGACGTAAATTTCCTGCAAATCTGGATTGAGCCCAAGCTCCAAAACATTGGCCCGCGCTACCAGCGCCGCCAGTTCCCGGAAGCAAAGCGCGAAAACCAGCTCACCACCATCGTGAGCAACGAGGAAGGCCAGGTCCACTGCTGGATAAACCAGAACGCCAGGCTCTCGCTGGGCTACTACACCGAAGCCCAAACGATGGACTACGCCTTCAAGCCGCTGAATAAGCTGCTGTTTCTGTTCGTCATCAGCGGCTCCGTGACGGTGGCCGGGCAGCTTGTGGGCACTCGCGACAGCCTCGGTATCTGGGAAACGGACAGCGTAAGCATCGAAGCCGCGGCCGGTACGCGGTTCTTGTTGATAGAGTGCCCCATTAACCACTAACGGGAATTATCGGGGCGGGCTTTTCAGGTCAGGCTGTACCCCCCAGCCCCCTGGATGCGTAGGAGGATTCAATACCTTCACGCTTCTCCTCATCAATCCCACCATACATGTCCGACAACACTGCTTCGCTTCCCAATCAGGATGGCCTGGTTTTCCGTCAGAACACTCATAACCCGCCCCTGAGAAACGGCCTCACCCCGCGCCAGCGCGTGCAGCAGGCCGCTTTTTATGGCCATGATGTGCGCAACGACCCCGAACGCCGCGCGGCCTACGGACAGCATACGGATGAAATCCTGCGCTCGCCCTACTCCGTGGCCGTGGCCGACTACCTGAATGCCCCCAACATCACCAACGTCGATTTCAGCAATTACCATGGGCGGGTGGGCGATGATATTCTGGTGCAGGCCAGCGACGATTTCGCCATTCACCACGTCCACGTCCTCATTCAGAATCCGGATGGCAGCACCGTAGAAGAAGGCAATGCCGTAGCCGAATCGGACGGCACGACGTTTCGCTACGTGGCCACCGCACACAACGACTCGCTGGCCGGCGACAAGATTACCGTGACCACCGCTGACTATCCCGGCAACGAAACAACTAAGCACGAAGTCCTGTAGCGCGAATGCTGTAGTTCGCGTCCCTGCGCCTGTCGCGACGTTCCAAAACGCTGCCTACAAAACCCACACTACTAAAAACGCGCCGCTGCTCCCGTAACTGGAGCGGCGGCGCGTTTTTGGTTCCAACCGGCCCGCAGTGTAGCCTAGCCGCCTATCTTCGCCCTATCACCGACTTCAATTCTCATGCTCACTTCCCTCCGCATTCAAAACTTCCGCAGCATCCGCGACGCTTCCGTGAAGCTGGGGCAAGTCAATCTATTTATTAAAGCTTGTGCGGAATAATGCGTTAGATTTATGCGCGAGATTCAGCAGTGGCCGAAAAGCATCCCAAGACGCATTGTTGCAAATCGTCTGTTTGTGCATATAAGCATTTTTCCCGCATTAACATTATTGGACCGAATAATTCGGGGAAGTCGAATTTTTTGAAGGGTATCTCACTAATGGCGGAGTTGTTTACAGTCAATGATTATCCTAATAAAACGTTGAAAAACTAGGGCCATTGCACCAAATGCGTAGTTAGCGTTGCTATAGTTAAGCTAATATTCACAACGCATTGACCAATAACATGCTTTGAATAAGGCAAGTTGTGAGGAAGCTGTTGTAACTATTTGAGCAGCCAGTAAATCATTTCACCGAATCCTGGCCCTGGAAAGGGCCTTCCGATTCAGCAATCGACACATGTTTTTTTAAGCTCAACCTGAAAACGCTAACTACGCATTTGGTGCAATGACCCTATACGGTGAGCGATATCACCGAGAATCCGCACGTCAGCCTCGTCTTTTCCGGTCCCGATTGGCTGTACGTATCCGTGGTGGGCACCGCCACTCTCATTCGCCAACGCGCCACCCTCGAAAAACATTGGCTGCCCGAGCTCAAGCGCTGGTTCAAGGACGGGAATTGATACGCCCGGTATCGTGCTCATCCGTGTGCAGGCCCGGCGCATCAAGTTCTGGCACGGCGAAGAGGATGGCGAAGTGACGCTGTAGCGAGCAGGCATTATTATGAACGAAGCCGGAACGTTTTCAGGAACGTCATGCCGAGCGCAGCCGAGGCATCTAGCGTGCGGCAGTAACCCTTTTTCAACGATTGATTTACTACTACACGCGAGATGCTCCGGCTGCGCTCGGCATGACGCTCAACCAAGCCCCTAAGACCCTAACTCTACAACATGAAACACCTCGTTGTCCTCACCGGAGCCGGCGTGTCGGCCGAGTCCGGCATCCGCACGTTCCGCGACACCAATGGGCTGTGGGAAGACCACCGCGTTGAGGACGTGGCCTCCCCTGAGGGCTTTGCCCGCAATCCCGCTTTGGTGCTCGATTTTTACAACCAGCGCCGCGCTCAGGCCCGCACCGTGCAGCCCAACGCCGCTCACCTGGCCCTGGCCGGCTTCGAGGAGCAGCCCGGCTGGCGCGTGAGCATCATCACCCAAAACGTGGACGACCTGCACGAACGAGCCGGCTCCACCGATGTGCTGCACTTGCACGGCATGCTGAACCAAATGCGCTCCGTAGCCAGGGAAACCACCGTCTACGACTGCTCCGACGACATCAACCTCGGCGACCTGGCTCCTGATGGCCACCAGCTGCGCCCGCACATTGTATGGTTTGGCGAGATGGTGCCCGCTATTGAGGAAGCCGCCGAAACCGTGGCCACCGCCGATGCCCTGCTCATCGTGGGCACTTCGCTGCAAGTGTACCCGGCGGCGGGCTTGCTGCACTACGCCCCCTCTGCCTGCCCCGTCTTCGTCATCGACCCGCACCAGCCCGAAGCCGGCCGGCGCGGCGTGCGCTACGTGGTGGAAGCCGCCAGCACGGGCGTGCCCAAGGTACTGAAGGAACTAGTGCAGTAACGCCGATTTGAAGGTTCAAGAGCCATATAAAACGTCCTGCTGAGCTGCTGGCGTGCTAGTTTACTCAAAAAACCGCTTCCAAATACCTTCTGTTTTCTATCTTAGCGGCATGTACAGACTCGTCACCAAATACAGAATCTTCGGCCTCCGGCACGAATACGATACAACCAACCACACCAACCATATGGTGCTCAAGCCCGTTAGCGCGGCTCCGCAGGAGTTCGAAACCGAGCTGGACGCTACCGACTGGGCCCTGGCCAACCACGATGATATGCTGCACCACCCCGACTTCGTGGTAACGCCGGTGCACCACATGGTACTCACCTGGCGCCCCGAAGATGAGCCGGCCATCTAGTACGCGCGGCTTCTGGGGGGAGTTCTGGCCCAAGGCCCTCATCCTCGTTGCCGTCATCGCGGCCCTGTGGCTGCTCGAACACTACGGCGTTATCCGGCGCTGGTAAACGCATTCTCTTTGCGCTGGTCCGTCTGCCTTTGGCAGGCGGACCAGTCGCTTTTTATTCCTGCTCATGGCTTCCGCATTTGGCCACGCCGCGCTGGGGGCCACCCTGGGTAAACTCCTGCTCCCCAACCGCCGGCACTGGCCATACTGGATAGCGGCGGGCATCTGCGCCGCTTTGCCCGATGTAGATTCGGTGGGCTACCGCCTGGGGGTGCCCTACGACAGCCTTTGGGAGCACCGGGGGCTCACGCACTCGCTGCTGGCGGCCGTCGTAGTGGCTGCAATAGGCACCTTACTGGCCCAGCTGGCCCGGCCCGGCCAGCGGCCCGCCACCGGGCGGCTGGCGCTGCTGCTATTTCTGGCCACCGCCTCGCACGGCCTGCTCGATGCCCTGACAACTGGCGGGCTGGGCGTGGCTTTCTTTAGCCCCTGGCACCTGGAGCGCTATTTCTTCCCTTTCCGGCCCATCAGGGTATCGCCCCTGAGCATCCGGAGTTTCTTCGGAGCCAAGGGCTTGCGGGTGCTGGCCAGCGAAACTATTTGGGTGGGACTGCCGTGCCTGCTGCTTCTGGGCTGGCAGGCATTGTGGCCGTTTTCAAACAGGAGGCGCCCGGCGTGGCACTAATGGAGCTGTTTGGCTGAAGTAGGGCCGCCTGCTTAGCCCAAGCTGCAGAGTAGTCGCGGGGCGGCGGAAAATTGGTAGCGGCACCAAAGCGTTTTACCCGTCACGCAGTAGGGTGCGCTGCGTTTTCGCATGCCACTTCGTGATGAGCAAGGGACGGAAAATGCTGCCAATGCTGGCATCGCTGGCACGGAGCCAACGCGCATCAGGCCCGAGGGACCGGTCCGGCAATCAGGGTATCAGACGGTTCTATGCTCGGCAATCACTGAGATAATGGGTAAACAAAAGCGGAAAATTGGGCTTTGAGCCTCCTTTAAAATAACCAAATTTCGCCTCTCTACCGTAGAAGAAGGCCCTAACCCTTCGCTTATGCTATTTCGCTACGTTCGCGCCCTTTTTATTGGGCTCAGTATCGCCGCTACTGCTCCTGCCTTCGCCCAGGCCCCGGCCCACACTGTTTTCCTGCTGGGCAACACTGCCCAGGCCGAGCTGCCTGCTACCCGCCTCAAGCTGCTGCGCGCTACCCTGGAGCAGCAAACTGGTCCTTTCACAGTAGTGCATTTGGGTGATATTGTGGCAAATGAGGGTTTGGCCACTAAAAGGGATACCGCCGTCAGCCAACAGGCCCGGGACCGCGCCGATGACCTGATTGCCCTGGTAAAGGGACTTCCGCAGGGCAAAATCTATTTCCTGCCCGGCGATAAGGACTGGGCCAACTCCGGCCCCGCCGGCCTCAAAGCCGTGCGCCGCCTCGAAAAATACATCGAGAAGCAGCTGCCCGGCCAGAATGCCTTTATCCCCACCAATGGCTGCCCCGGCCCCGAAGTGGTAGACGTGGCCCCGCTGGTACGCCTCGTGGCCATCAATACCCCTTGGTTCACGCACCCCTTCGACCGGCCCGAAGCGCCCGATACCGACTGCAAGACCCTGACCAAGCAGGAGTTCCGCGAGCAGCTGCAGGACCTGATTGACGAAACCAAGAACCGGAACGTGCTGCTGCTGGGCCACCACCCCGTGGTGACCAACGGCGTGTACGGCGGCCACGAGCCGCTTTCGCGCCACCTCAGCCCTCCAGTATTCGGCACCATCTACGCGGCCTACCGCCAGAACGTGGGCACCCCGCGCGACCTGGCCAACCCGCGCTACCAGGAGCTACGCAAGGAGCTACTGAACACGTTGCAGAGCAACCCCGGCGTGATTTATGCCGCCGCGCACGATTTCAGCCTGCAAATCACTCCTTTCCAGGGCAACTACCACATTGTGAGCGGCAGCTTTGTAGAAAGTGAGCATGTGGGGGCCAAGGGCCAGTCGCTCTACAGCAAAAGCGAGGAAGGCTACACTACCCTCGAATACTTCGCCGATGGCACCGTGAAGACGCACGTTTTCACCTTCGGCACTAGCGACCAAGCTCCAAAAGTTGCTTATACAGCAAACTTATTTAGTTCTGCCTGTGACACACCTGAACACTCAGGGTTGATTGTTGAGGACAGAGGCCCCATCAATCCGTTCATCAATGCCTGCCCTGGCGTGCCCAAAGTCACCGCCGTTGAAACTGCTGCCACTCCTTTCCAGGCCACAACCGTCGTGGTGCCCGGCCCCGAGTACAAGCCTACCGGCAGCCGTAACTTCTTCATCGGGAAAATTTACCGCGCTGCCTGGCTACAGCCGGTAACGGTGAAAACGCTGGATTTGAACACCGAAAAAGGCGGCCTGCGCCCCACCGGCAAAGGTGGCGGACGCCAGACGACTTCGCTCAAGCTCATTGCGGCCGACAGCTCGGAGTACGTTTTCCGCTCCGTGGACAAGGACGTGACCAAGATTCTGCCGCCCGAGCTGCGCAATTCCATTGCCTCGGATGTGCTGCGCGACGTGACGGCCACGGCCAACCCGTACAGCAACCTGCCCATCAGCTACATGCTGGACCAGACGGACATTCTGCATGCCCGCCCGCGCCTGTTTCGCCTGCCCGATAACCAGCAGCTCGGGAGCTACCGCGAGCAGTATGCCGGCCTACTCGGCACCCTCGAAGACTCGCCCAAAGACCCCAAGCCCAACCTGCCCGGCTTCGGCGGCTCCGATGAGGTGAGCCGCAGCTTCAGCCTATTTCGCAAGCTGTACAAGGACCACGACAACCGCGTGGATGGGCCGGCCCTGGCTCGCGCCCGCGCCTTTGATATGCTGGTGGCCGACTTCGGCAAGCACGAGGATAACTGGAAATGGGCCGGCTACAAGCAGCCCAACGGCGGCCTGCTCTACCGTCCCATCCCGCGCGACCGCGACCAGAGCTTCACGCTCTGGAACGGCTTCCTCAGCTACCTGGCCAACCGCGAGTGGGCCGTACCCAGCATCGAGGGCTTCAACGACCAGTTTGAGGACATGAAAAGCCTGAACTGGCCCGCCCGCCACCTCGACCGGTTCCTGCTGCAAAATCTGAGCCGCGAAGACTGGCAGACCGCCGCCAAGTACCTGCAGGCCAAAATTTCCCCTACCGTCATCGACGGTGCCACGGCCCAGCTGCCGCCCGAAATTCAGGATAAATCCAGCAAGAACATCAACCGCAAGCTGAAGGCCCGCATTCAGGAGCTGCCCAAGGCTATTGATGAATATTACCTGCTGTTGGCCCGCCGCGTCGATGTGGTGGGTTCGAACAAGGGCGAGGTATTCCAGGTGAACCGGCTGCCCGACGGCCAGGTGCACGTGCAGATGTTTGACCGCGCCGGCGACACCGACGCCGCCAAGGGTCCGGCCCTGTTCGACCGCACCTTCAAGCCCGCTGAAACCGAGGAAGTGTGCCTCTACGGCCTCGGCGGTAAGGATGTATTCACCGTCACCGGCGAGGGTGGCAGGCACAGCGTGCTGGTGCGCGTGATTGGCGGCGATGGCAAGGACAAAATCACCGACAATTCCACGGCCACCGGCCTACGCACCCGCACCAAAATCTACGACCTACCCGACACCGAAATGCAGCTCGGCCCGGAGTCGGACAACCGCACCAGCACCCGCCCGGGCGTGAACGAGTACGACCGCGAGCAGTTCGAATTCAACTCGTACCGGCCCAGTATCGGCTTGTTTTACAATGCCAACGACGGCTTTGGGGCCAGCGCGGGCATTACGTTTCTGCGGCAGGGTTTCCGCAAGCCGGGGTATAAGAATATGTATTCGTTTGATTTGCAGGGCAGCATTAACGGCCTGTTTCAGCTCACAGCCAGCACCCGGCACCGCTACGCCATTGGCAAGGTCGATGTGGGCGCATCGGCCAGCTACGGCAGCTACTTCCCCTTCTACCGCTTCTTCGGGCTGGGCAACAACACCGGCTTCGACCAGACGCTCTACGACAACAAGTTCTACAATGCCCGCTACCGCGGCTACACCGTGAATGCCTTTCTGGAGCGCACCTTCCTGCAGCGCAGCGTCATCCGGGTGGGGCCAACGTACGAAAACTACATCAGTAGCTTCGGCGACAATACATACCTCGGCACCATTAATACCCGCCCCGCCGATGTGCGCCCCAACACCAGCACCCAGCAGCTGGTTGGCCTCAACGGCGTGTTCGACCTTGACCTGCGCAACCGCCCCAGCTTTGCCCAGCGCGGCGTCCGCATCCGGGTGCAGCACGACAGCTACTACCAGCTCACCAATACTAAAAGCAACTTTGGCCTCACCCAGGGCTTCGCCGAATATTACGGTACAGCTAAAATCGGCCTGCCCGTTACGCTCGTTCTCAAAGGCGGCGGGGCCAAAAACTACGGCCCCGACGCCGCCATTCCCTTCTATAAATTCGCCAGCATTGGCCAGAACGAGGGCCTGCGTGGCTACTACCGCAACCGCTTCAGCGGCGACGCTGCCCTGTATTACAACACGGAATTGCGCATCGCGCTGGGCCAGGTCAAAAACAACTTCCTGCCCTTCTACTACGGCGTGTTCGGCTTCTACGACCAGGGCCGGGTGTACTACCAGGGCGCCTCGCCCGGCGACTGGCACACCGGCTACGGCGGTGGCTTCTACATCGCCCCGGTGGTCGAAACGCTGACCTTCGCCGTGTCTTACCAGAAGTCGGTGGAAAGCTCGCTCATCCAGTTCGGCCTGGGCTTCCGCCTAGATAAGTAACCCAGGCGGCTGGCCGGCGCTCGAATAGGCCAACGGTCACCACGTCGACTAATACCGTCCATTGGGCGAGTGCCGGAATTTCCGATATAACCGTGGGCTACCTTCGGGTTAAATGGGTGGTTAGCCAGTCAAAACCTGCTCCTTCCCTCCCGGTTCACCTATTATGTTCTCCTGGCTTTTCGCCTTATTTATACGGCGTAAACGGGCCGGAGCCGCTGGGCTGGGCCCCTAAGCATCATCGCCCAGGCGGCGCAGGCGCAGCAGACGCCGCCCTTCCCGGCCTCGGCCGACGTGGTGGACGGACCCGGCTGGCGTTCCCGCGCCTGCCCGCCCACGATTCGCTTTCGATGCAGCGCGGCCAGAAAGCCCTGCTGATAGTGCCCGTAATTGGGTACACGCAGCAAACCGGCGGCATTGCGCAGCTGGCGTTCAGCCTGGCTTTTGCCCGACCGGGGGCCAATGTATCGGCGGTACTCGCCGGGGCCGCCTACACCGTCAACGACCAGCTAATCATCACGGCCACGTCTTCCCTCTGGACCACCGACAACCACTGGTATTTTGTGGGCGACTGGCGGCTGATGCGCTATCCGCAAAGCACCTA
This region includes:
- a CDS encoding nitroreductase family protein, translating into MNHAPTTYPVHDLIRSRWSPRSYSAQPIAQDTLNQVFEAASWAFSAMNAQPWQYIYAHKADTTAFQKILDTLMPGNQPWAKNAPVLIIALAKTQFDNGQPNGAALHDLGAANATLFLEATAMSLHGHVMGGFDREKLRQNFNLPDNVAPVAVLALGYLGEAELLEEPFLSREKAARNRKPLVEFVFHNELPATV
- a CDS encoding SIR2 family NAD-dependent protein deacylase — encoded protein: MKHLVVLTGAGVSAESGIRTFRDTNGLWEDHRVEDVASPEGFARNPALVLDFYNQRRAQARTVQPNAAHLALAGFEEQPGWRVSIITQNVDDLHERAGSTDVLHLHGMLNQMRSVARETTVYDCSDDINLGDLAPDGHQLRPHIVWFGEMVPAIEEAAETVATADALLIVGTSLQVYPAAGLLHYAPSACPVFVIDPHQPEAGRRGVRYVVEAASTGVPKVLKELVQ
- a CDS encoding HAD family hydrolase codes for the protein MIRTVIFDMDGVIIDTEPLHHHAFLAEFAELGIPVSAAEYATFLGKSTRNVFQLLKQRYNLPQDVEAMVMRKRELFNQAFDEDTTLDLLPGVRALIEDLRRYGLQLVVASSASKATISRVFDRFELDAYFMHRLSGEDFAESKPNPAIFLRAAELAETPVAECIVIEDAANGVTAAKAAGIYCIAYASPHSVGQDLHQADRIIRQFDELSATAIEAIEPG
- a CDS encoding metal-dependent hydrolase yields the protein MASAFGHAALGATLGKLLLPNRRHWPYWIAAGICAALPDVDSVGYRLGVPYDSLWEHRGLTHSLLAAVVVAAIGTLLAQLARPGQRPATGRLALLLFLATASHGLLDALTTGGLGVAFFSPWHLERYFFPFRPIRVSPLSIRSFFGAKGLRVLASETIWVGLPCLLLLGWQALWPFSNRRRPAWH
- a CDS encoding pirin family protein is translated as MKTRLTRAAERGLKDIGWLKSHLSLSFGPYPDPERSGFGLLRTFNDDVVQPGGGFGIHGHANMEIISVMLAGSMNHKDTLGYTEVVHQDWVQIMSAGSGLRHEEHNVGDDDVNFLQIWIEPKLQNIGPRYQRRQFPEAKRENQLTTIVSNEEGQVHCWINQNARLSLGYYTEAQTMDYAFKPLNKLLFLFVISGSVTVAGQLVGTRDSLGIWETDSVSIEAAAGTRFLLIECPINH
- a CDS encoding BamA/TamA family outer membrane protein yields the protein MLFRYVRALFIGLSIAATAPAFAQAPAHTVFLLGNTAQAELPATRLKLLRATLEQQTGPFTVVHLGDIVANEGLATKRDTAVSQQARDRADDLIALVKGLPQGKIYFLPGDKDWANSGPAGLKAVRRLEKYIEKQLPGQNAFIPTNGCPGPEVVDVAPLVRLVAINTPWFTHPFDRPEAPDTDCKTLTKQEFREQLQDLIDETKNRNVLLLGHHPVVTNGVYGGHEPLSRHLSPPVFGTIYAAYRQNVGTPRDLANPRYQELRKELLNTLQSNPGVIYAAAHDFSLQITPFQGNYHIVSGSFVESEHVGAKGQSLYSKSEEGYTTLEYFADGTVKTHVFTFGTSDQAPKVAYTANLFSSACDTPEHSGLIVEDRGPINPFINACPGVPKVTAVETAATPFQATTVVVPGPEYKPTGSRNFFIGKIYRAAWLQPVTVKTLDLNTEKGGLRPTGKGGGRQTTSLKLIAADSSEYVFRSVDKDVTKILPPELRNSIASDVLRDVTATANPYSNLPISYMLDQTDILHARPRLFRLPDNQQLGSYREQYAGLLGTLEDSPKDPKPNLPGFGGSDEVSRSFSLFRKLYKDHDNRVDGPALARARAFDMLVADFGKHEDNWKWAGYKQPNGGLLYRPIPRDRDQSFTLWNGFLSYLANREWAVPSIEGFNDQFEDMKSLNWPARHLDRFLLQNLSREDWQTAAKYLQAKISPTVIDGATAQLPPEIQDKSSKNINRKLKARIQELPKAIDEYYLLLARRVDVVGSNKGEVFQVNRLPDGQVHVQMFDRAGDTDAAKGPALFDRTFKPAETEEVCLYGLGGKDVFTVTGEGGRHSVLVRVIGGDGKDKITDNSTATGLRTRTKIYDLPDTEMQLGPESDNRTSTRPGVNEYDREQFEFNSYRPSIGLFYNANDGFGASAGITFLRQGFRKPGYKNMYSFDLQGSINGLFQLTASTRHRYAIGKVDVGASASYGSYFPFYRFFGLGNNTGFDQTLYDNKFYNARYRGYTVNAFLERTFLQRSVIRVGPTYENYISSFGDNTYLGTINTRPADVRPNTSTQQLVGLNGVFDLDLRNRPSFAQRGVRIRVQHDSYYQLTNTKSNFGLTQGFAEYYGTAKIGLPVTLVLKGGGAKNYGPDAAIPFYKFASIGQNEGLRGYYRNRFSGDAALYYNTELRIALGQVKNNFLPFYYGVFGFYDQGRVYYQGASPGDWHTGYGGGFYIAPVVETLTFAVSYQKSVESSLIQFGLGFRLDK
- a CDS encoding pirin family protein; amino-acid sequence: MARTVLHLANTRGHANHGWLNSFHTFSFAGYNNPERVHFGALRVLNDDTVAGGMGFSKHPHDNMEIISIPLSGDLEHQDSMGNKTVIRENDVQVMTAGTGVAHSEKNHNSKQEVKFLQIWVFPNQRGIKPNYGQQTFTPEARHNQLLEVVSPTADGSSVHIQQDAWFYLGNLDQGFTTDYAVKKAGNGVYAFVLEGDVTINGQALHRRDGFGIWETDKLEISADSKAELLLMEVPMEF
- a CDS encoding pyridoxamine 5'-phosphate oxidase family protein, coding for MSDITENPHVSLVFSGPDWLYVSVVGTATLIRQRATLEKHWLPELKRWFKDGN